In the Mycolicibacter sp. MU0102 genome, one interval contains:
- a CDS encoding sensor domain-containing protein, with the protein MKAPQGLLLGIGVMCLGTLVAGLLPVAAADSGEATVPAGKVESLLLTPTAVGDIVGVTFDWEKANRRPYKSDDLGEHSACAMLTGPDVETFGRDYTGYRFRADRDDAENWEFTVQQRVATYADAATATQTFQKVFTKAAMAKCNGVIATIKDNTDAQWRFRIQTVTPTSARWVEDQLSDQQPIGYSCSDVAGVARNVLYSIKVCQYGNGGPAAATIAERVTSQVAGVRA; encoded by the coding sequence ATGAAGGCACCGCAGGGACTGCTTCTCGGGATAGGCGTCATGTGCCTTGGCACACTGGTCGCCGGGCTCCTTCCAGTTGCCGCGGCCGACTCAGGCGAAGCCACTGTACCTGCGGGCAAGGTCGAGTCACTGTTGTTGACCCCGACCGCGGTTGGCGACATCGTCGGGGTCACGTTCGACTGGGAGAAAGCCAACCGGCGGCCTTACAAATCCGACGACCTCGGCGAGCACTCGGCGTGCGCCATGCTGACCGGTCCCGATGTCGAAACTTTCGGCCGCGACTACACCGGTTACCGGTTCCGCGCCGACCGCGACGACGCCGAGAACTGGGAGTTCACCGTCCAGCAGCGCGTGGCAACCTACGCGGACGCCGCCACGGCGACGCAGACCTTCCAGAAGGTGTTCACCAAGGCCGCGATGGCCAAGTGCAACGGCGTCATCGCCACCATCAAGGACAACACTGATGCCCAGTGGCGGTTCAGGATTCAGACGGTGACGCCGACGTCGGCGCGGTGGGTGGAGGACCAGTTGTCCGACCAGCAGCCGATCGGCTACAGCTGCTCGGACGTCGCCGGGGTGGCCCGCAACGTGCTCTACAGCATCAAGGTGTGTCAGTACGGCAACGGCGGGCCCGCCGCGGCCACCATCGCCGAACGCGTCACCAGTCAGGTCGCCGGCGTACGCGCCTGA
- a CDS encoding sensor domain-containing protein, whose amino-acid sequence MVAVSAAALIGVLADGSIAQAAPTAVDLADVLVPADEVSQRLDTTMQVISSESGTQPLSTPTTTPSNCTAVYSPGSAAAYDGSGYTDFIVQTLREPGGEVNPNVVQAVAEFPDAKAAQTYLNDQAAIWKSCKGTPLTAEYANGLTSDVKAGVVTAGGLELFATLFANPMKGTAGCERVLQAKSNYVVDVRLCTDTNPGGKGRSLRSQIVRNLA is encoded by the coding sequence GTGGTGGCAGTCTCGGCCGCGGCGTTAATCGGGGTGCTCGCGGACGGCTCGATCGCGCAGGCCGCGCCCACTGCCGTGGACCTGGCTGACGTGCTGGTTCCCGCCGATGAGGTCAGCCAGCGGCTGGACACCACGATGCAGGTAATCAGTTCCGAATCCGGCACCCAGCCCCTGAGCACGCCGACCACCACCCCGTCGAACTGTACGGCGGTGTATTCGCCCGGCTCGGCAGCGGCTTACGACGGCTCGGGCTACACCGACTTCATCGTGCAGACCCTTCGGGAGCCCGGTGGCGAGGTGAACCCCAACGTGGTTCAGGCCGTCGCCGAATTCCCCGACGCCAAAGCCGCGCAGACCTACCTCAACGATCAGGCCGCCATCTGGAAGAGCTGCAAGGGGACTCCGTTGACCGCCGAATACGCCAACGGCCTGACTTCCGACGTCAAGGCCGGGGTCGTCACCGCGGGCGGACTGGAGCTGTTCGCCACCCTGTTCGCAAATCCCATGAAGGGCACCGCCGGCTGCGAGCGGGTGCTGCAGGCCAAGAGCAACTACGTCGTCGATGTCCGACTGTGCACCGACACCAACCCTGGCGGTAAGGGACGCAGCTTGCGTTCGCAGATTGTTCGCAACCTCGCCTAG
- a CDS encoding sensor domain-containing protein — protein sequence MQRDDTDRRIGYLALAIATCAAGALTVLPALASATPGAPGIDDTTPSADVDLAALQLTSAEASPIVKWPSDPPAELTVYKTATSPITGAASTSDSQCASAVYAGLDKTYDGTGYTGLNYQELTGFGSKNSYSVISVASSYNDEHAAANMVANTIQNWTDCSRKKVTGDLSGSTQTRTVNNVVSTTDDIYLVNNITDDGGACSHAMTSQGNVVVEVSACRSNIGLVKQSLQLANKMLVKLP from the coding sequence ATGCAACGGGACGACACCGACCGGAGAATCGGTTACCTTGCGCTCGCAATCGCGACCTGCGCCGCGGGGGCGCTGACGGTACTGCCCGCCCTGGCCTCGGCAACCCCGGGCGCGCCGGGCATCGACGACACCACCCCCTCCGCGGACGTCGACCTGGCCGCTCTCCAGCTGACCTCGGCAGAGGCGTCGCCCATCGTCAAGTGGCCATCGGATCCGCCCGCCGAGTTGACGGTGTACAAGACCGCGACCTCGCCGATCACCGGCGCGGCCAGCACCTCCGATTCGCAATGCGCCAGCGCGGTCTATGCCGGCCTGGACAAGACCTACGACGGCACTGGCTATACCGGCCTGAACTACCAAGAGCTCACCGGATTCGGTTCCAAGAACAGCTATTCGGTGATCTCGGTGGCCTCCAGCTACAACGACGAACACGCCGCGGCCAACATGGTGGCCAACACCATTCAGAACTGGACCGACTGCAGCCGCAAGAAGGTGACCGGCGACCTCAGCGGCTCCACGCAGACCCGAACCGTCAACAACGTGGTCTCCACCACCGACGACATCTACCTGGTCAACAACATCACCGACGACGGCGGCGCCTGCTCGCACGCCATGACGTCGCAGGGCAACGTCGTAGTCGAGGTGTCGGCATGTCGATCCAACATCGGTCTGGTCAAGCAGAGCCTTCAACTGGCCAACAAGATGCTGGTCAAGCTGCCGTGA
- a CDS encoding sensor domain-containing protein, which produces MTLRLIAGWCVGLAALTLSGCAGDDPDQDSAATVAPAAAAAAPSVQPDPTAPAAPAGEPTGQPAATPTPAAAAGPRLVTPGKLGALLVPIEELNNVVSAKLGFETVFTRPGAPAGGLGDKAGCAVLFGSNTDTYAGEYTAFRRQSVRDGEDSSQHFVAQEVAAFADVATAAANFGQTFDKKTLAGCDGAVVHRQGDDDRITWRLKLTDITADTARWTLDQYADGKPNDWTCAHEARTRSNVEFTVTVCQFGNAAPAATAIGNQINDWIPHP; this is translated from the coding sequence GTGACGCTCCGACTTATCGCCGGCTGGTGTGTCGGGCTGGCCGCGCTGACCCTCTCCGGCTGTGCCGGGGACGACCCCGACCAGGACAGCGCCGCCACGGTTGCGCCGGCGGCGGCCGCGGCGGCCCCCAGCGTCCAACCGGATCCGACGGCGCCCGCCGCTCCGGCCGGTGAGCCAACTGGACAGCCCGCAGCAACCCCGACTCCGGCGGCGGCCGCCGGGCCGCGCTTGGTGACACCGGGCAAGCTTGGCGCTCTGCTGGTTCCGATCGAGGAGCTCAACAACGTCGTCAGTGCAAAGCTGGGATTCGAAACAGTGTTCACCAGGCCCGGTGCGCCGGCCGGCGGCCTGGGCGACAAAGCCGGCTGCGCGGTGTTGTTCGGCTCCAACACCGACACCTACGCAGGCGAATACACCGCCTTCCGGCGCCAGAGCGTGCGGGACGGCGAGGACAGCTCGCAACATTTCGTCGCCCAGGAAGTGGCCGCCTTCGCCGATGTCGCCACCGCGGCCGCGAACTTCGGCCAAACCTTCGACAAGAAGACCCTGGCCGGTTGTGACGGTGCCGTGGTGCATCGCCAGGGTGACGACGACCGCATCACCTGGCGGCTCAAGCTGACCGACATCACTGCCGACACCGCCCGATGGACGCTGGACCAGTACGCCGACGGCAAGCCCAACGACTGGACCTGTGCGCATGAGGCGCGGACCCGCAGCAACGTCGAATTCACGGTGACCGTATGCCAATTCGGCAACGCGGCACCGGCTGCGACAGCGATCGGAAATCAGATCAACGACTGGATTCCCCACCCGTGA